One window from the genome of Heptranchias perlo isolate sHepPer1 chromosome 22, sHepPer1.hap1, whole genome shotgun sequence encodes:
- the carhsp1 gene encoding calcium-regulated heat-stable protein 1 — translation MASHSTPPVHPTSPQSPASSQPVPLSLSSGALHIPESITTRERSPSPLRGFLIPSPLPTRRTRTVSATARAAEGPVFKGICKCFSRSKGHGFITPADGGPDIFVHISDIEGEYVPMEGDEVSYKVCSIPPKNQKIQAVEVVITHQAPGTRHETWSGHVSS, via the exons ATGGCTTCTCATTCCACACCTCCTGTCCATCCCACATCGCCACAGTCTCCTGCCTCTTCCCAGCCTGTACCATTATCACTGTCTTCAGGAGCTCTTCATATTCCAGAAAGTATTACGACAAGAGAGCGTTCCCCTTCACCGCTGAGAGGGTTCCTCATCCCCAGCCCGTTACCAaccaggaggaccaggactgtgtcTGC AACTGCTCGGGCAGCAGAAGGACCAGTTTTCAAAGGAATTTGTAAGTGCTTTTCTCgttcaaaaggtcatgggtttatcACCCCTGCAGATGGAGGACCAGACATCTTTGTTCACATTTCTGA TATCGAAGGAGAATATGTACCAATGGAGGGGGATGAGGTATCTTACAAGGTCTGTTCTATTCCTCCAAAAAATCAGAAGATACAGGCTGTTGAAGTGGTCATCACCCACCAAGCACCAGGAACAAGGCACGAAACGTGGTCAGGACATGTCAGCTCATAA